Proteins encoded within one genomic window of Gadus macrocephalus chromosome 16, ASM3116895v1:
- the LOC132474995 gene encoding lectin BRA-3-like yields the protein MDMSAARDYCRTHHTDLVSIRSAAENQEVREVAAGHEVWIGLFKDTWRWSDERYSSFRFWKLNVYTAYTLTTICGFVDLAQTGEWGLSDCGLKRPFLCTCTKTRVLKVKVRSEDLQDMSDPATKAAILKQMQQLVDKATMPGGHKMIWRTKPDGQVFTREQCHQEDCDSLN from the exons ATGGACATGTCCGCGGCGCGGGATTACTGCaggacacaccacacagacctaGTCAGCATCAGGAGTGCAGCAGAGAACCAGGAGGTCCGTGAGGTCGCCGCTGGTCACGAGGTCTGGATTGGCCTCTTCAAAGACACATGGAGGTGGTCGGACGAACGCTACTCCTCCTTCAGATTCTGGAAGCTAAATGTTTATACTGCTTACACCCTTACTACAATTTGCGGTTTCGTGGATTTGGCACAGACAGGAGAATGGGGCTTGTCAGATTGTGGATTGAAGAGACCTTTCCTCTGTACCT GTACTAAAACAAGGGTGCTCAAAGTGAAGGTCCGTTCAGAGGATCTGCAGGACATGAGCGACCCGGCAACAAAAGCAGCAATTTTAAAACAA ATGCAACAGCTGGTGGACAAGGCGACGATGCCCGGCGGACATAAGATGATATGGAGAACAAAGCCTGATGGACAGGTGTTCACCAGGGAGCAGTGTCATCAAGAAGACTGTGACTCTTTAAACTGA
- the alkbh8 gene encoding alkylated DNA repair protein alkB homolog 8, which translates to MELSEASVNAVKMSKERKKLIRKQMKSCHILLKHDGIRTASHVTKSLVVANGGLGNGVSREQLCAAMKEMGELETIIMSPHKPYAFATYSSEQSAQKAHGLLNGHLLHCGDNSVTLYLSFVDSVPCEAEEHVPLPEGLSLVEDFVSSEEEALLLAAVDWVTFDDDTAQKALKHRRVKHYGYEFRYDTNNVEKDKPLSVGLPDECVPILERCLKDGHIGAMPDQLTVNQYQPGQGIPPHVDTHSAFEDTILSLSLGSKTVMEFRHPDGRVVAVLLPGRSLLVMKGESRHLWSHGITPRKFDMVPACHPEPPAAITPDLGNPGNLTLSKRGTRTSFTFRRIRRSPCQCAFPSACDSQGAPSSLPSAPSLPRCQGDAARLEEEYVHRVYDAIAPHFSGTRHSPWPRVCDFLSSLVPGAVLADVGCGNGKYLGVNPEVVALGCDRSSALVHICAERGFQAFVSDALNVPMLTASCDACISIAVIHHFSTPERRLAAVRELMRLLKPGGRALIYVWALEQEYNKQRSKYLKHQSREPSRSPNTAEGQSEDSASPKRTVNSHGDVGITNVDRLDTEVSGPVDQRPGEDQVHHGKLSVHTNRTAFNSQDLLVPWHLKDGKGKAGKGRKGGREAGNRDVIRETALAVSKDNPSIAENILPSIGPASDCKTEPTDSNRRSTPPDSMSAKVATPNACLDSSLPSSTKDTDHARKSCPGFEAAATPAIPESSTAAAVFHRYYHVFQQGEIEKVCCQVDGVKVQTSYHDQGNWCVILVKD; encoded by the exons ATGGAGCTCAGTGAGGCCAGCGTGAATGCTGTCAAAATGAGTAAAGAGCGGAAGAAACTCATCCGAAAACAAATGAAATCATGCCATATTTTACTAAAACATGACGGTATTAGAACAGCATCGCACGTCActaag AGTCTGGTGGTGGCTAACGGTGGGCTGGGGAATGGGGTGAGCCGAGAGCAGCTGTGTGCAGCCATGAAGGAGATGGGTGAGCTGGAGACCATTATCATGTCTCCTCATAAACCATATGCCTTTGCTACATACAG TTCAGAGCAGAGTGCCCAGAAAGCTCATGGCCTTCTCAATGGACACCTGTTGCATTGTGGAGACAACAGTGTGACACTCTACCTCAGCTTTGTTGATTCAG TACCCTGTGAGGCAGAGGAGCATGTTCCTCTCCCAGAAGGCCTCTCATTGGTCGAGGACTTCGTCTCTTCAGAGGAAGAGGCTTTGCTGTTGGCAGCTGTCGATTGGGTCACGTTTGATGATGACACAG CTCAGAAGGCTTTGAAACACAGACGAGTGAAGCATTACGGTTATGAGTTTCGCTACGACACAAACAATGTGGAGAAAGACAAACCTTTATCGGTCG GCCTTCCTGATGAGTGTGTGCCTATACTGGAGAGATGTTTGAAGGACGGACACATCGGAGCCATGCCAGACCAACTGACTGTCAATCAATACCAGCCAGGACAAG GTATCCCCCCTCACGTTGACACTCACTCAGCCTTTGAAGACACCATCCTCTCTCTGAGCCTTGGATCCAAG ACGGTGATGGAGTTCCGTCATCCAGACGGCCGCGTGGTGGCTGTGCTGTTGCCAGGGCGAAGCCTCCTGGTGATGAAGGGGGAGAGCCGCCACCTCTGGAGCCACGG GATCACGCCCAGGAAGTTTGACATggtgcctgcctgccaccccgAACCCCCTGCAGCGATAACCCCTGACCTGGGAAATCCAGGCAATCTAACCCTGAGCAAGAGGGGCACCCGCACCTCGTTCACCTTCCGCAGGATCAGGCGATCGCCCTGCCAATGTG cgTTTCCCTCCGCGTGTGACAGCCAGGGAGCTCCGTCCTCACTTCCCTCGGCCCCATCACTCCCGCGTTGCCAAGGCGATGCGGCCCGCCTGGAGGAGGAGTACGTGCACCGCGTGTACGACGCCATCGCCCCCCACTTCAGCGGCACGCGCCACTCGCCCTGGCCGCGAGTGTGTGACTTCCTGTCCTCCCTGGTGCCTGGCGCCGTGCTGGCCGACGTGGGCTGCGGAAACGGGAAGTACCTGGGAGTCAACCCGGAAGTAGTGGCG TTGGGTTGTGACCGTAGCAGTGCCCTGGTCCACATCTGTGCAGAGAGGGGTTTTCAGGCGTTTGTGTCTGATGCCCTCAACGTCCCCATGCTCACTGCCTCATGTGATGCATGCATATCTATTGCTGTAATACACCATTTTTCCACACCG gaGCGTCGCCTGGCTGCAGTCAGGGAACTGATGAGGCTGCTGAAGCCCGGAGGTCGGGCTCTCATCTATGTATGGGCTCTTGAACAGGAATACAACAAGCAGAGGTCAAAGTACCTCAAACACCAGAGCAGGGAACCTTCCCGAAGCCCCAACACTGCAGAGGGCCAATCAGAGGACAGCGCATCACCCAAGAGGACTGTAAATAGCCACGGCGACGTAGGCATCACAAATGTTGACAGACTAGATACAGAGGTCAGTGGCCCCGTAGATCAGAGGCCAGGCGAGGACCAGGTGCACCACGGGAAACTGAGTGTCCACACCAACCGCACCGCTTTCAACTCCCAGGACTTGCTGGTTCCCTGGCATCTGAAGGATGGGAAGGGCAAGGCGGGAAAgggaaggaaaggagggagagaagctgGGAACCGTGACGTGATAAGAGAAACGGCCTTGGCTGTTTCTAAAGATAACCCCTCGATCGCCGAAAATATCTTGCCTTCTATCGGGCCTGCTTCAGACTGCAAGACTGAACCAACTGATTCCAATCGACGGAGCACACCCCCAGACTCGATGTCGGCTAAGGTCGCGACCCCTAATGCTTGTCTGGATTCCAGCCTGCCATCCTCAACAAAGGATACTGATCATGCACGCAAATCCTGTCCCGGTTTTGAAGCTGCTGCTACACCCGCTATCCCAGAGTCCAGTACGGCGGCAGCTGTATTCCACCGCTATTACCATGTCTTCCAGCAGGGAGAGATTGAGAAGGTGTGTTGTCAGGTAGATGGTGTCAAAGTTCAGACCAGCTACCATGACCAGGGCAACTGGTGTGTGATACTGGTGAAAGACTGA